The Sphingorhabdus lutea genome segment GGCAAGTTCATCCACAATCACCACAATTTGCGGCATGACGCTATATTCCAGACTTTCTTCCTCATATTGTGGTTGGCCCGTTGCGGGGTCATATCCCACCTGAACACGGCGGCCCAGCGGGGCGCCCTTTGCCTTTGCCGCACGCACTTTTTCGTTAAAATTGGCCAAATTGCGGACCGAAAGACCAGACATCATACGATATCTTTCCTCCATTTGCTCCACCGCCCATTTTAATGCGCGCACCGCCTTTGCCGGTTCGGTCACCACGGGGGAAAGCAAATGGGGAATATTATCATAAATGCTTAATTCCAACATTTTCGGGTCAATCATGATCATGCGGCATTCATCGGGATTTAACCGATAAAGCAGTGATAAAATCATGGTATTTAACCCCACCGATTTACCCGAGCCTGTCGTACCGGCAATTAACAAATGCGGCATGGGGGCCAAATCGGCAATCACCGGATCACCAGAAATATTTTTACCCAAAATAATCGGCAATTGGCCATTTTGTTGGGCAAAGGCATCTGATCCAATCATTTCATGCAGGCCAACCATCTCGCGATCTGCATTGGGCAGCTCAATCCCCATCACCGTGCGGCCCGCAATGGTGGACACACGCGCCGACAATGCGGACATGTTCCGCGCAATATCCTCCGCCAATTGGATGACACGGCTGGCCTTTATTCCGGGTGCAGGCTCCAGCTCATACATGGTGACAACAGGGCCGGGGCGCACCGCCTTTATCTGTCCCTTGACACTAAAATCATCCAAAACGGATTCCAACAAACGCGCATTGCGTTCCAGCGCCGCCTTGTCCAATTTTTTGGTGTTGGATGGCGCAGTCGGCTCTAATAAATCAACCGAGGGCAAGGTGTAATTGCCAAAAAAATCGCCCTGCCTTGCGCCAGTGGAAAATGCCGCCTGCTGCGTTGGCAATGCACGGTCACTAATTTCCGGCGGCGGGCGATCATCCTTGACCACCTTGGCTCGCGGGGCAGACTTTGCCGCCGCTTTACTTGGCTCTACTATATCAATTTTATCCCCATTTCCTTTTGCATCCCCATTTTTTAACGATGGCAATTTGGGCATATTTATATTGGGCATGGTTGGAATAGACGGCATGGAAATGGATTGCCATAATGGTTTATCAAGCCGCAGCGCCCGAACGCCAAGCGTCAATCCGCCCAATAATCCTGCGGCAATGGCAATGAAACGCACAATATTTTGCGCGCCCGCACCAACATAGGTTAATAAAGCTGCCCCTGCCTTTGCGCTTAACAATCCGGCAATGCCGCCCCATCCGGCGGGCAAGGCGACATCGCTGCCCTGTTGCCACCAACTAAGCCCAAAACCAATGAATAATAGGGCAAGGATAAGGATAAGAAGCTGCCCCTTCCATGCCTGTTGCGGGATATTGCGCCATAATCGATTGGCAAAAATCAGCAAAAGCGGAATGAATAATATGGACGGCAAACCAAAAATAAATAAGGCCGCGTCGGATAAATATGCGCCAAATTGCCCCATCCAATTTGATGTTGCACCTGCCGCTGCGCTGTTAAATGCGCTGTCCCCGCTATCATAGCTTAAAATAGATAGCGCAAATATGATGGCAAATATGGCAAGCATGGCCGCGCCAATTAACGCGCTGCTGCGCAAAATGCTTTGGCGTAAAATTTCCTGCCAATCGTCGCTATTTGGTCTATTTGACGTTGCCATAATTGGCTGTGGTGCCCCCTATTTACAAAAATACGTCCATATATCGTGCATATATATGCGCCTATGGCACCATAATATAACCGATAAATATCGTTAACGCACCCTCTTTGCGCGTGATGGACAAAGCGTCAAGTGGCCATATGACAGATGGTGTTTTTTGTACTGCAAAACTCTTTCTCCAAAATTGCGCCATTACCCTTGCGAAATATGCCAATAAACGCCATTTAATATATAAATTATTTTCTGTTCCTAAAAATAAGGCGCGATTAAAGTGACCCAAATTTCATCAAATCATAAAGATGTTATCATCATTGGCGGCGGCTTAATCGGCCTGACAATGGCGCAATCATTGGCCAGTCACGGGTTAAGCGCCCATGTGGTCGACCGCGCCGATCCCCATGCGATGATGGTAAAGGGGTTTGACGGGCGCACCACCGCCATATCAAGCAGCACCATGGCGATGTTTGACGCCATCGGCCTTGGCGAAAAATTGGACGGCAAAGGATGCCCGATTAACCAAATTTGGGTCAGTGATGGGTTAAAAAAGGGGGCGTTAGATTTTATTCCAGAAGCCAAGGACGGATTTTTGGGTAAAATGTTTGAAAACCGAATATTGCGCCAAAAATTATATGAAATGGTCAGCGCGTCGGACCTTATCACCCTGCACATGCCGCGCAATATTATTTCCCAATCGCGCGATGACCACCGCGCCACCCTCACATTGGATAATGGCGATATTTTAACCGCCTCCTTGTTAATTGTGGCGGAGGGACGGCAAAGCAAAACCCGCGATGATGCGGGGTTAAAACGCGCCCATTGGCAATATAATCATATCGCCATGGTCGGCGCAATTTGCCATGAAAAACCGCATCAAAATATCGCATATGAAATTTTTTATCCCGCCGGACCATTTGCCATTTTACCCATGTTGGACAATGAAAAGGGCCAGCATCGCAGCGCCATAGTCTGGTCAGTGGATGAAAAGGACGCGCCCGCATATTTAAAAATGGGGCCGCGCGGCTATGCCGCCGAACTGGAAACACAAATGGGCGGCATTTTGGGTAAAATTGACTTAGCCGCCGATTTTGCCAGCTATCCGCTTTCTTTTCATAATTGCATCGACATTACCGCCAATCGATTGGCGCTTGTCGGGGACAGCGCCCACGGAATGCACCCCATTGCGGGCCAAGGGTTGAATTTGGGAATGCGCGATGTTGCCGCCTTAACAGAAATTCTGGTCGAAGCGTCGCGTTTGGGGCTAGAGGCTGGCGATGCACAAAATTTGGCGCGTTATCAAAAATGGCGCTCCATCGACACTTTGTCGGTTTCGGTTGCCACCGATATTTTGAACCGTTTATTCTCCGTATCGGGCAAAACCGCTTCTGCCATTCGCCGTTTTGGCCTGTCCATGGTGCAAAGAACAAAGCCGTTAAAGTCATTTTTCATGTCGGAAGCACGCGGCGAAAGCGGCGCTTTACCCATATTATTAAGGGGTGAGCGCATTTAACGCCCACCCCCATTTTTATCATTATTTTAGTTTATTTTAGTTTATTTTACTGTGTAATCGGCACAAGGCGCAATTCAACACGGCGGTTGGCCGCGCGGCCTTCCTCTGTGCTATTGCTGGCCTTTGGTTGGCTTTCGCCATAACCAATGGTGGCCAAACGTGCGCTGTTTACGCCGCGCCCTGACATGAACGCCGCCACCGATTGGGCCCGCCGTTCGGACAATCCCTGATTATAGCTGTCCGAACCTGTTGAATCGGTATGGCCCATCACGTCAACATAGGTGCTTTCATATTGGGCAAGTGTCGCCGAAACATTGGCCAAAGTTGTTTGGAATGCAGGCTCAATGGTGGAGCTATTTACCGCAAAGGTCACCTCTGATGGCATATCAAGGATTAAATTATCCCCATCGCGTACCACATTAACGCCCGTTCCGGCGGTTTGTTCGCGCAATTTCTTTTCCTGTTGGTCCATATAATAACCAACGCCCGCACCCGCGACCGCGCCAATGCCCGCGCCGACAATTTTTTCGGTCCGGTCTTTCTTGCCGCCGATTAAATCGCCCAGCAAATATCCGCCAACCGCACCGGCTACGCCGCCAATTGCTGCTTTTGAAATTGTTTTTTTGCCCGTCACCTCATCTGTGACACAGCCGGTAAGCAACATTGCGCCCGCCGCAACCCCCAAATATACAGATGTAATTGAACTTTTCATAACAATCTCCTTTTCATTATTTGTTACGTAAATCATAAATATATAGATGAATATTAACCTTAGATGAGGAGAAATATCAAATTTTGTAAGTTATATTATTTGCAACATCGCATAAATTCGCTAATCAGCAAATATATTTATGATTTTTAAGAGACAATGATCTTATCACCTTTTCCTTGGCTTGATGCCGCCATTATTTTCGGTTTAACCTTGTTAAATGGTATTTTTGCCATGTCAGAATTGGCCATTGTATCCGCCCGCACATCCAAATTACAGGCCATGGCCGATAATGGCAGCAGGGGTGCGCGCCGCGCCATTAAATTGGCCAGCGATCCGGGCAAATTTCTTTCCACTGTGCAAATTGGCATTACCTTAATCGCCATTTTAACCGGGGCATATTCGGGCGCCAGTCTGGGCGGGCCAGTGGGCGACAGGCTGCATTATTTGGGGATAGAGCAAGGATTGGCCCAAACCGCCGGTTTTGCGGTGGTTATTGGCATTTCAACCTATTTATCCGTGGTGGTGGGGGAATTAGTGCCAAAGCAATTTGCCCTGCGCGCCGCCGAACCCATTGCCGCGATTATGGCGCCTTTTATGTATTTTCTGGCCCGTGTCGCCGCGCCCATAGTGTGGATTTTGGACCAAAGCAGCGCGATAATTTTCAAAATATTGCGCCTGAACCGTGGGACAAAAGAAACCTTATCGGCGGAGGAATTGCGCATTGTTTTTGCCGAGGCGACAAATGCCGGCATTATCGAAGAACATGAGCAAAAGGTGATTGCCGGCGTGGTGCGCCTTGCCGATCGTCCGGTTCGCGAAGTCATGACCCCGCGCACCGAAATTGATTGGATTTCCGCCAATGCCGATGCCGAAACAATCGCGCAGCGTCTGGTCGGGTCAATGCATACCCGCCTGCCTGTGGCGGAAGATGGCAATGTTGATAATATTGTCGGCGTGGTTCAGGCGCGTGACATTATGACCGCTTTGTTAAAAGGCGAAGTGGCAAATGTGCAAAATTTAATGCGCCATGCGCAAATTGTGCCCGACCAAATGGACGCGATGGACGCGTTGGAAATTTTGCGCTCTGCTGATGTGCCCATGTTGTTGGTGCATGACGAATATGGCCATTTTGAAGGGATTGTGACGCCCAATGACCTGTTATCAGCCATAGCGGGTGAATTTGCATCTGATCAGGAACAGGGCAGCGCCCCAAATGTCGTTACCCTTGCCGATGGTTCGGTCCTGCTTTCCGGCGCGATGAATGCAGACCAAATGGCCGAATATTTGGAAATCACCCTGTCCGAAGACCGCGATTATGCCACGGTTGCAGGCCATGTTTTAAATATTATGCGCCGCATGCCGCAAGAGGGTGACAGCTTTGTTGATCAGGGCTGGCAATTTGAAATTGTCGATATGGATGGCCGAAAAATTGATAAATTGCGCCTGACGAAAATTGAGCGCTAAATGAAGCGTCATATAATGCTTCATATAATTTGAGGCAGATTATTGGCTGACAGGAACGCCATATTCCTGCGATGTTCCAATTCCTGCTATGTCCCAATTCCTAGGGTGGCATTACACCCTATTGATATTTATAAAATGCCCAGCAATGAAAAAACAAAGGCGCATATGCCGTTAAACATATGCGCCCATGATAATATCTGCTGATAATATCTGCGCTTATTTTTTCTTTATTTCGCTGCCCAATGATCCATATTTTTTCTCAAAGGCCTTTACATCGCCCTTGGCCAATAATTTGGCCTGATCAACCCAATTATCGCGCCTTATCCGGCCCGAGAAATTGCCCAATTTTGCGTCAACTTCATCAATATCGGCGTTGCTCCATGCCGCCACTTGGGTAAAACCGGTAACGCCCATATCTTTTAACAAAGCCTGTAATTTCGGGCCAACCCCTTTTAATAATTCCAAATTATCAGGAATATCATATTCCACCTCTTTTTTGGCTGCTGGCTTTGCTGCTGGTTTAGCGGCAGCAATTTCTGCGGACTTTTCAGCTGTCTTATCCGTTTTTGCTGCTGGTTTTTTTGCGGTCTTTACTGCTGCTGGCTTCGCCTTTGCTTCATCAGTTTTTGCGCTTATTTTCTTGGAGCTTGCCTTTTTAGGGGCAGTTTCCTTTGCGGCAATTTTCTTTTCGGCTGTTATTTCTGTTTCTTTGACAGGTTTAACGGGCTGTGCCGCTGCATCGGTTGGCGCAGCATTCATAAATGGTTGCGCGGCAGGTATATCTTGGTCAATTGCCTCTATGGGCGGGGTGACTTCAGCGGCCTGTGTTTCGGCAAAAACCTCGCCCTCATCATATATAGCTGTGTTTTTTTTGCCGCCCCATATCCACCATGCAATGGCAAGACCAATTAAAAATGCGACCACCAATATAGGCCAATTTGCTATCATCAATTCCAACATTCCCAAATCCCTATTCCCAAAAAATAATATATTATGCGCCGCCATCTTTCCATAACAGCATCCCGATAATCACCCCAAGGGCAAAGCAGCACATGGTTAAAAGCAATGTTTCCATTAAAATTGGCATATTATTTCCCCTGCTCGCTTAAATTATCTTCCCTTTTGGAACTTGCCACATCTTCTTCATCGCTTGTTGTTTTAACGGGCATATTTTGCCAATTTACCTGTCCGATGCCCTCGATGGACTCGGCGATTTTTATCGCGTCGGCGCGCTGTGGATTATCCTGTGCGCCCAATAATGTCACCGATCTTTTTAACGATGGGTGGCGCTCACCCTTTATTTTAATATCCTTAATTTCTGCGGTCACAAATGCGGTTGCTATATCCTGTTCCAGCCGCCCGACAAATCGTTCGCCCGTTCCCAAAAAATGCATTATCGTCCCTAATAATAAGGCGGTGGCCGCCCCAATAATTATTTTTGTGCTATTATCCATGACCGCTCCCATTTTCTTATCTGCTATATAATAGCTGACAGCGCATCCTTGTCCAGTGCCCCAATATTTGCGGCACATTTTGGCACAAATATTTACAACATGACGACTTGGTTAAAATATCACGCCATATAAATATCACGACATATAAATATCACGCCATATAAATATCACGCCATATAAATATTGCGGCCTTACAAAAATGCCAATGCCGAACAGGTAGCAAGCCCAACCCCGAAAGTAACCGGAATACCCGCCTTGAAAAAATCGGTGAATTTATAATTGCCCGCCGCATATACCAATGTGTTGGTTTGATATCCAATGGGGGTGGCAAAGCTTGCCGATGCGGCAAACATCACCGCAATAACCAATGGCTTGGGATCAACCCCCAAATCCGCCGCCAAAGAAATAACCACCGGCGTTAAAATGACCGCCACGGCATTATTGGTGATAATTTCAGTCATCAACACCGCGATAATATAAACCACAAAAATCAATATATAGGGAGGAACTTGGTTCAAAAATGGCACCAACATCGACACCACAAGGTCCACCGATCCCGCCTGTTCAAGGCCGACACCCACGGCAAGCATGGCAAAAATAAGGACCAAAACATTGCCGTCAATGGAGCTCCACGCCTCCTCCGCATCAATACAGCGCGCAATTAAAATTGCGCCAACGGCAATGACAACCGCCACCTCAATCGGCAATAAATTAAGCGCAGAAACCAACACAACCAAAGCCAATGCGCCAATGGCAATCGGCGCTTTATCCCGCCGAAATGCGCGCGCATTTGTCGTGCCCACCCCATATAAATTGGGGTTTTGATACATTTTGCGTATATCCGCCTTTGACCCTGTAACAACCAAACGGTCGGCGGCATGAATTCGCGCATTGGGCAGGTCCGAACGCGGCAAATTGCGATACCGCGTCAACCCCAAAATCCGAACATTTAAATTGGTCAAAAATGGAATATTTATCAATCGTTCGCCAATGGACGGATGGGTCGGCGAAATGGTTGCCTCCACAATTGTTTCCCCCAATGGGCCGGCATCCCCTTTACGAATAACGCCAATTTTATAATCGGTCGATTTGCGCAGGGACATTAATTCGGTAATATCCACCTGCACCACAATACGGTCGCTGGGCTGTAACAAAAATTGTGATAATTTATGCCGAATAAATTGCCCCTTGCGCTTTACCGCCATAATTTTAATGCCAGGCCGCTTGGCAATTGCCACATCGCCTAAATATTCGCCCTTTACCTCTGCGGCATTGCGCACGGTCAGCTCCGTTAAAAATGTCGCGCCTTCATCATCCAAAAATTCATTTTCGCCATGCGGATCATTTGGCAATAAAAATTGCGAAAAAATCACCATCATGCCCGTTCCGGCTAGGGCGGCAATTAACCCATAGGGGGTAATTTCAAAAATGCCAAAACCAGCCATGCCGCTTTCCTGTGCCACCGAATTCACAATTAAATTGGTCGATGTACCGATTAAGGTGGTGGTGCCGCCCAATATGCAAATAAAACTTAACGGGATAAGCAATTTTTTGGGCGAAATGCCCGTTGCGCGCGCCAACCGCATGATGATGGGAATCATCACCACCACCACGGGCGTGTTATTCATAAAGGCAGAGGCGATAAATGTGCCGATAAACATTTCAACCACGGCAAGGCGAGGATGTTTTTTGGCCCGCCTGATGATGAACCCCGCCACCGCATCCAAAGTGCCCGCGCGTAATAATGCGCCCGACAACATGAACATGGCGGCAATGGTAATTGGCGCGCTGTTCGAAAAAACGGAAAAAAAACTGTCTTTATCAATAATGCCAAGGGTTAAAAAAGTGCACGCCCCCAAAATAGCCACCACCGCGGCGGGAAAACGTTCAAGCACAAATCCAGCAAACATTAACGCCAAAATGACAAGGCCGATGACAGCTTGATATTCAGCAATAATGGCGCGGATTAAATCAATCATATTTATGCACATCCCTCAATATAGCCAACAGCCTCGCTTGCGCCAAAACGATATCCCGTTACTTTTCCTTCATATATTTCGAAAATGGCGCGATATGTTTTGCCCATGGATGTCAGCGTTAAATATGCGTCCTGCGACATATCATCCCCGCCATAGGGATGCAGGCTTTGTTCCAATTCATCACCATAAATCGCCTTCATCTGGGCAATGGTCATGCCAATTTCGCCGCCCTTATAAACCGGCCAACCACCTTGATGATTTTCAATACGCGCCAATTTCCCATCGACAATCATGAAATTAAGATAGGGATAATCAATCTCATTACTAATATGATGACATGCGGCATATTCCTCATCACTTTGCCATTTTTCATGTGCATAGGGATCGGCGAAGCCCATTTTTAACATCGCCTCCTGCGCCATGCCAATGCGGATTTGGCCAACGCCAACAAAGCCAATGGTCGGGCGGTTTTTATCCACAGCAAATATTTGACTTTCCGCCTCCTGCGCCGCGTCTGAATTGACCTCTTGGCCCGCATCATATTGCTGTTTTGCCATAATGGGCGATGCCGCCGCACCAATTATGCCGCATAATAAAATGCCGCAATATATGGATGCAGAAAGGCCAAATTTATTCATCCGCATTGCGCCCGATGTAATAATTTTTGATCGGCCAAAACCAACGCCATCATCGCCTCCACCACCGGTGCGCCGCGAATTCCGACACAGGGGTCATGCCGCCCTTTGGTAATGATATTTGCCGCCTCGCCATTTTGATTGATAGTTTCAACGGGGTTTAATATTGACGATGTTGGTTTAAACGCCACACGGCAAATAACCGGTTGTCCGGTGGAGATACCGCCCGCAATACCGCCCGCATTATTGGCCAAAAATTCTGGTTTTCCTGGTCCGTCGGCGCCGGGCCGCATGGGATCGGCATTGGTTTCGCCGGTTAATCGCGCCGCATCAAAGCCTGCGCCAATTTCAATGCCCTTTACCGCGTTAATGCTCATCATCGCGGCGGCAAGTTCGCTGTCTAATTTTGCATAAATGGGTGCGCCCCACCCCGCCGGAACGCCGCTGGCCACACATTCCACCACCGCGCCAAGCGATGATCCAGATTTGCGCGCATCATCGACCAAATTGGCCCATCGTGCCGCCGCATCCCTGTCGGGGCAAAAAAACGGGTTTTGGTCAATATAATCAGCATCAAAATTTTCATGATTTATTTTATCACCGCCAATTTCGGTGACATAGGCCATGATTTTCACCTCTGATATCACCGCCCGTGCTATTGCCCCTGCGGCAACCCGCGCCGCCGTTTCACGGGCCGAGCTGCGTCCGCCTCCACGATAATCACGAAACCCATATTTCGCATCATAGCTATAATCAGCATGTCCGGGCCGATATGCCTTGGCCACATCGCCATAATCCTTGCTTCGTTGATCGACATTTTCAATCATCAATGAAATGGGCGTTCCTGTGGTGCGTCCTTCAAACACACCCGATAAAATCCGCACCATATCCGGCTCTTGCCTTTGGGTGGTATATTTGCTGGTCCCTGGGCGGCGTTTGTCAAGAAAGGGTTGAATGTTCGCCTCGCTTAACATCAATCCGGGGGGGCAACCATCAACCACCGCGCCCAGCGCAGGTCCATGGCTTTCTCCCCAAGTGGTGAATCGAAAAACGCGGCCAAAGCTGTTAAAACTCATTATAATACCTTAACTTAACGCAATGTCCGGTGCGTCTTCTTGTTTCATGCCAATGACATTATATCCCGCATCAACATGGTGAATTTCGCCGGTCACGCCGCTGGCCAAATCGGACAGCATATATAAACCAGCGCCGCCCACATCTTCAATGGTGACATTACGGCGAAGCGGGGAATTTAACTCATTCCATTTCAAAATATATCTAAAATC includes the following:
- a CDS encoding FtsK/SpoIIIE family DNA translocase; the protein is MATSNRPNSDDWQEILRQSILRSSALIGAAMLAIFAIIFALSILSYDSGDSAFNSAAAGATSNWMGQFGAYLSDAALFIFGLPSILFIPLLLIFANRLWRNIPQQAWKGQLLILILALLFIGFGLSWWQQGSDVALPAGWGGIAGLLSAKAGAALLTYVGAGAQNIVRFIAIAAGLLGGLTLGVRALRLDKPLWQSISMPSIPTMPNINMPKLPSLKNGDAKGNGDKIDIVEPSKAAAKSAPRAKVVKDDRPPPEISDRALPTQQAAFSTGARQGDFFGNYTLPSVDLLEPTAPSNTKKLDKAALERNARLLESVLDDFSVKGQIKAVRPGPVVTMYELEPAPGIKASRVIQLAEDIARNMSALSARVSTIAGRTVMGIELPNADREMVGLHEMIGSDAFAQQNGQLPIILGKNISGDPVIADLAPMPHLLIAGTTGSGKSVGLNTMILSLLYRLNPDECRMIMIDPKMLELSIYDNIPHLLSPVVTEPAKAVRALKWAVEQMEERYRMMSGLSVRNLANFNEKVRAAKAKGAPLGRRVQVGYDPATGQPQYEEESLEYSVMPQIVVIVDELADLMMTAGKEVEFLIQRLAQKARAAGIHLIMATQRPSVDVITGVIKANLPTRISFHVTSKIDSRTILGDQGAEQLLGKGDMLYMAGGKGLTRIHGPFVSDDEVRAVADHWRGQGQPEYIQAVTEEPAEGSYALDGISPSNPEDEQYAQACQIVLESQKASTSWVQRQMRIGYNSAARLIDRMEEDGIVSAPNHIGRREVLRDQNGQAL
- a CDS encoding FAD-dependent monooxygenase; protein product: MTQISSNHKDVIIIGGGLIGLTMAQSLASHGLSAHVVDRADPHAMMVKGFDGRTTAISSSTMAMFDAIGLGEKLDGKGCPINQIWVSDGLKKGALDFIPEAKDGFLGKMFENRILRQKLYEMVSASDLITLHMPRNIISQSRDDHRATLTLDNGDILTASLLIVAEGRQSKTRDDAGLKRAHWQYNHIAMVGAICHEKPHQNIAYEIFYPAGPFAILPMLDNEKGQHRSAIVWSVDEKDAPAYLKMGPRGYAAELETQMGGILGKIDLAADFASYPLSFHNCIDITANRLALVGDSAHGMHPIAGQGLNLGMRDVAALTEILVEASRLGLEAGDAQNLARYQKWRSIDTLSVSVATDILNRLFSVSGKTASAIRRFGLSMVQRTKPLKSFFMSEARGESGALPILLRGERI
- a CDS encoding OmpA family protein — protein: MKSSITSVYLGVAAGAMLLTGCVTDEVTGKKTISKAAIGGVAGAVGGYLLGDLIGGKKDRTEKIVGAGIGAVAGAGVGYYMDQQEKKLREQTAGTGVNVVRDGDNLILDMPSEVTFAVNSSTIEPAFQTTLANVSATLAQYESTYVDVMGHTDSTGSDSYNQGLSERRAQSVAAFMSGRGVNSARLATIGYGESQPKASNSTEEGRAANRRVELRLVPITQ
- a CDS encoding hemolysin family protein — its product is MILSPFPWLDAAIIFGLTLLNGIFAMSELAIVSARTSKLQAMADNGSRGARRAIKLASDPGKFLSTVQIGITLIAILTGAYSGASLGGPVGDRLHYLGIEQGLAQTAGFAVVIGISTYLSVVVGELVPKQFALRAAEPIAAIMAPFMYFLARVAAPIVWILDQSSAIIFKILRLNRGTKETLSAEELRIVFAEATNAGIIEEHEQKVIAGVVRLADRPVREVMTPRTEIDWISANADAETIAQRLVGSMHTRLPVAEDGNVDNIVGVVQARDIMTALLKGEVANVQNLMRHAQIVPDQMDAMDALEILRSADVPMLLVHDEYGHFEGIVTPNDLLSAIAGEFASDQEQGSAPNVVTLADGSVLLSGAMNADQMAEYLEITLSEDRDYATVAGHVLNIMRRMPQEGDSFVDQGWQFEIVDMDGRKIDKLRLTKIER
- a CDS encoding SLC13 family permease, encoding MDLIRAIIAEYQAVIGLVILALMFAGFVLERFPAAVVAILGACTFLTLGIIDKDSFFSVFSNSAPITIAAMFMLSGALLRAGTLDAVAGFIIRRAKKHPRLAVVEMFIGTFIASAFMNNTPVVVVMIPIIMRLARATGISPKKLLIPLSFICILGGTTTLIGTSTNLIVNSVAQESGMAGFGIFEITPYGLIAALAGTGMMVIFSQFLLPNDPHGENEFLDDEGATFLTELTVRNAAEVKGEYLGDVAIAKRPGIKIMAVKRKGQFIRHKLSQFLLQPSDRIVVQVDITELMSLRKSTDYKIGVIRKGDAGPLGETIVEATISPTHPSIGERLINIPFLTNLNVRILGLTRYRNLPRSDLPNARIHAADRLVVTGSKADIRKMYQNPNLYGVGTTNARAFRRDKAPIAIGALALVVLVSALNLLPIEVAVVIAVGAILIARCIDAEEAWSSIDGNVLVLIFAMLAVGVGLEQAGSVDLVVSMLVPFLNQVPPYILIFVVYIIAVLMTEIITNNAVAVILTPVVISLAADLGVDPKPLVIAVMFAASASFATPIGYQTNTLVYAAGNYKFTDFFKAGIPVTFGVGLATCSALAFL
- the aroC gene encoding chorismate synthase, which produces MSFNSFGRVFRFTTWGESHGPALGAVVDGCPPGLMLSEANIQPFLDKRRPGTSKYTTQRQEPDMVRILSGVFEGRTTGTPISLMIENVDQRSKDYGDVAKAYRPGHADYSYDAKYGFRDYRGGGRSSARETAARVAAGAIARAVISEVKIMAYVTEIGGDKINHENFDADYIDQNPFFCPDRDAAARWANLVDDARKSGSSLGAVVECVASGVPAGWGAPIYAKLDSELAAAMMSINAVKGIEIGAGFDAARLTGETNADPMRPGADGPGKPEFLANNAGGIAGGISTGQPVICRVAFKPTSSILNPVETINQNGEAANIITKGRHDPCVGIRGAPVVEAMMALVLADQKLLHRAQCG